Proteins co-encoded in one Daphnia carinata strain CSIRO-1 chromosome 3, CSIRO_AGI_Dcar_HiC_V3, whole genome shotgun sequence genomic window:
- the LOC130685408 gene encoding uncharacterized protein LOC130685408 isoform X1, giving the protein MLRHLRLPFRLSLSRILRNAVLAELLLFLMVANCAPSRPREDAGRVPGNPAASYLPSVVSSSSGSSSLKSGHRRKAGPISSAKGNATASERTDPAAFIVKDHPPNEIAGLQRVYRWSTACSSLRSGGDLLRLLPNGTVDARGGPTDPDTDIELSSVGPDGKVYIRSKTRNLYLCFTKKGKLVTREKPGEDKTLCQFYDMLWQGNRRFVSVYRRNQQQKKARKISHHQVPWSVPLPGSQDRSWKDGNAALPPANGQGVGLPDGQLHTDDWQVGFGRSGESLKGSAWRNSKHRNCFDLVEHVDHVRSSDTEQVSPVGSNQMSLIFQRENSVPERSATAVGVDKPKKISISSPARKSKASHQEKSPAKDRDAGSSASVSGVSKNSLGRTAVNHKNVGASSNSWKSGLKEGGTGRRNKIHHHSSGRGGSPIKGAAAVSEEHGRAPRPRVDKTNAKEVSAKTQVGGKSHPAETELFAPVEFWKNKLVLDDAPAAMTNVDFDSYLAETERLLAHPEEVIGDGEDVAATAASVVGYSAAPPSTSSPVQRTAFIQRDSGGWEEVIINQSDASLPAASASNLQQHDDMVVIDDRADVWQTQMKWNNDEKQQ; this is encoded by the exons ATGTTGCGCCACCTCCGCCTCCCCTTCCGCTTGTCGTTATCCAG gATACTGAGAAACGCCGTCCTAGCGGAATTATTACTTTTCCTGATG GTGGCGAATTGCGCACCAAGCAGGCCGCGGGAGGACGCCGGCCGAGTGCCCGGAAATCCAGCAGCATCATATCTACCGTCCGTCGTTAGTAGTAGCAGTGGTAGCAGCAGTCTTAAAAGCGGACACAGGAGAAAGGCGGGGCCGATTTCTTCCGCTAAAGGAAATGCAACTGCTTCTGAACGAACCGACCCCGCCGCCTTCATCGTCAAAGATCATCCGCCCAACGAAATCGCCGGATTGCAGAGGGTCTACAGATGGAGCACGGCTTGCTCGTCGCTCCGTTCCGGCGGCGATCTGTTGCGTCTCCTGCCCAATGGAACTGTCGACGCTCGCGGCGGTCCCACTGACCCAGACA CTGATATCGAACTGTCTTCGGTCGGTCCCGACGGCAAGGTCTACATTCGCTCCAAGACCAGAAACCTTTACCTCTGCTTCACCAAGAAGGGCAAACTCGTCACCAGG GAAAAGCCCGGAGAGGACAAGACGCTGTGTCAATTCTACGATATGCTGTGGCAGGGCAACAGGCGCTTCGTCAGCGTCTACCGCCGCAATCAGCAGCAGAAGAAGGCACGCAAAATCTCGCACCACCAAGTGCCATGGTCGGTGCCGTTGCCCGGCTCACAGGATAGGAGCTGGAAAGATGGAAATGCTGCGTTACCACCTGCCAATGGCCAGGGCGTAGGACTGCCCGATGGCCAGTTGCACACGGACGATTGGCAGGTCGGTTTCGGTCGGTCGGGCGAGTCTCTCAAAGGCTCTGCCTGGCGCAATTCCAAGCATCGCAACTGCTTCGACCTGGTCGAGCATGTCGACCATGTTCGTTCGTCAGATACCGAACAAGTGTCGCCCGTTGGAAGCAATCAAATGTCGCTGATCTTTCAACGTGAAAACAGTGTACCAGAACGATCGGCTACTGCTGTTGGCGTCGATAAACCCAAAAAGATATCGATCAGCAGTCCGGCACGTAAAAGCAAGGCCAGCCATCAGGAGAAGAGTCCAGCCAAGGACAGGGACGCTGGCAGTAGTGCTAGTGTTAGTGGTGTCAGTAAAAACAGTCTGGGACGGACAGCCGTCAATCACAAAAACGTTGGCGCGTCGAGTAATAGCTGGAAATCGGGTCTCAAAGAGGGTGGAACTGGCAGACGGAACAAGATCCACCACCACTCGTCGGGTAGGGGCGGCAGCCCGATAAAGGGAGCCGCTGCCGTGAGTGAGGAACACGGGCGAGCACCGCGGCCGAGAGTCGATAAAACGAACGCGAAAGAAGTGAGCGCCAAAACGCAAGTCGGGGGGAAGTCGCATCCGGCGGAGACGGAACTGTTTGCGCCCGTCGAGTTTTGGAAGAACAAACTGGTGCTCGACGATGCCCCAGCTGCCATGACCAACGTGGATTTTGATTCTTACCTGGCCGAAACGGAGCGCCTTTTAGCTCATCCGGAGGAAGTGATTGGCGATGGTGAAGATGTTGCAGCTACTGCCGCCTCTGTTGTTGGATATTCTGCTGCTCCGCCCTCTACTTCCTCGCCTGTACAGCGTACCGCTTTCATCCAGCGCGATTCGGGCGGATGGGAAGAGGTGATTATTAATCAGTCGGATGCTTCACTTCCAGCCGCGTCAGCATCGAATCTGCAACAACACGATGACATGGTGGTTATAGACGATCGTGCTGATGTGTGGCAGACACAAATGAAATGGAATAACGATGAGAAGCAACAGTAA
- the LOC130685408 gene encoding uncharacterized protein LOC130685408 isoform X2: MFIQRILRNAVLAELLLFLMVANCAPSRPREDAGRVPGNPAASYLPSVVSSSSGSSSLKSGHRRKAGPISSAKGNATASERTDPAAFIVKDHPPNEIAGLQRVYRWSTACSSLRSGGDLLRLLPNGTVDARGGPTDPDTDIELSSVGPDGKVYIRSKTRNLYLCFTKKGKLVTREKPGEDKTLCQFYDMLWQGNRRFVSVYRRNQQQKKARKISHHQVPWSVPLPGSQDRSWKDGNAALPPANGQGVGLPDGQLHTDDWQVGFGRSGESLKGSAWRNSKHRNCFDLVEHVDHVRSSDTEQVSPVGSNQMSLIFQRENSVPERSATAVGVDKPKKISISSPARKSKASHQEKSPAKDRDAGSSASVSGVSKNSLGRTAVNHKNVGASSNSWKSGLKEGGTGRRNKIHHHSSGRGGSPIKGAAAVSEEHGRAPRPRVDKTNAKEVSAKTQVGGKSHPAETELFAPVEFWKNKLVLDDAPAAMTNVDFDSYLAETERLLAHPEEVIGDGEDVAATAASVVGYSAAPPSTSSPVQRTAFIQRDSGGWEEVIINQSDASLPAASASNLQQHDDMVVIDDRADVWQTQMKWNNDEKQQ, encoded by the exons ATGTTCATTCAGAG gATACTGAGAAACGCCGTCCTAGCGGAATTATTACTTTTCCTGATG GTGGCGAATTGCGCACCAAGCAGGCCGCGGGAGGACGCCGGCCGAGTGCCCGGAAATCCAGCAGCATCATATCTACCGTCCGTCGTTAGTAGTAGCAGTGGTAGCAGCAGTCTTAAAAGCGGACACAGGAGAAAGGCGGGGCCGATTTCTTCCGCTAAAGGAAATGCAACTGCTTCTGAACGAACCGACCCCGCCGCCTTCATCGTCAAAGATCATCCGCCCAACGAAATCGCCGGATTGCAGAGGGTCTACAGATGGAGCACGGCTTGCTCGTCGCTCCGTTCCGGCGGCGATCTGTTGCGTCTCCTGCCCAATGGAACTGTCGACGCTCGCGGCGGTCCCACTGACCCAGACA CTGATATCGAACTGTCTTCGGTCGGTCCCGACGGCAAGGTCTACATTCGCTCCAAGACCAGAAACCTTTACCTCTGCTTCACCAAGAAGGGCAAACTCGTCACCAGG GAAAAGCCCGGAGAGGACAAGACGCTGTGTCAATTCTACGATATGCTGTGGCAGGGCAACAGGCGCTTCGTCAGCGTCTACCGCCGCAATCAGCAGCAGAAGAAGGCACGCAAAATCTCGCACCACCAAGTGCCATGGTCGGTGCCGTTGCCCGGCTCACAGGATAGGAGCTGGAAAGATGGAAATGCTGCGTTACCACCTGCCAATGGCCAGGGCGTAGGACTGCCCGATGGCCAGTTGCACACGGACGATTGGCAGGTCGGTTTCGGTCGGTCGGGCGAGTCTCTCAAAGGCTCTGCCTGGCGCAATTCCAAGCATCGCAACTGCTTCGACCTGGTCGAGCATGTCGACCATGTTCGTTCGTCAGATACCGAACAAGTGTCGCCCGTTGGAAGCAATCAAATGTCGCTGATCTTTCAACGTGAAAACAGTGTACCAGAACGATCGGCTACTGCTGTTGGCGTCGATAAACCCAAAAAGATATCGATCAGCAGTCCGGCACGTAAAAGCAAGGCCAGCCATCAGGAGAAGAGTCCAGCCAAGGACAGGGACGCTGGCAGTAGTGCTAGTGTTAGTGGTGTCAGTAAAAACAGTCTGGGACGGACAGCCGTCAATCACAAAAACGTTGGCGCGTCGAGTAATAGCTGGAAATCGGGTCTCAAAGAGGGTGGAACTGGCAGACGGAACAAGATCCACCACCACTCGTCGGGTAGGGGCGGCAGCCCGATAAAGGGAGCCGCTGCCGTGAGTGAGGAACACGGGCGAGCACCGCGGCCGAGAGTCGATAAAACGAACGCGAAAGAAGTGAGCGCCAAAACGCAAGTCGGGGGGAAGTCGCATCCGGCGGAGACGGAACTGTTTGCGCCCGTCGAGTTTTGGAAGAACAAACTGGTGCTCGACGATGCCCCAGCTGCCATGACCAACGTGGATTTTGATTCTTACCTGGCCGAAACGGAGCGCCTTTTAGCTCATCCGGAGGAAGTGATTGGCGATGGTGAAGATGTTGCAGCTACTGCCGCCTCTGTTGTTGGATATTCTGCTGCTCCGCCCTCTACTTCCTCGCCTGTACAGCGTACCGCTTTCATCCAGCGCGATTCGGGCGGATGGGAAGAGGTGATTATTAATCAGTCGGATGCTTCACTTCCAGCCGCGTCAGCATCGAATCTGCAACAACACGATGACATGGTGGTTATAGACGATCGTGCTGATGTGTGGCAGACACAAATGAAATGGAATAACGATGAGAAGCAACAGTAA